The following proteins are encoded in a genomic region of Mycolicibacterium confluentis:
- the paaK gene encoding phenylacetate--CoA ligase PaaK, which translates to MTEIVDRPAGQRVQRSPDDVEPIETASRDEISALQLRRLKWSLQHAYDNVTHYRQAFDAAGVHPSDLKDLTDLALFPFTTKSDLRDNYPFGMFAVPQSDVVRVHASSGTTGRPTVVGYTAADIETWANLVARCLRAAGVRSTDKVHIAYGYGLFTGGLGAHYGAERIGCTVIPVSGGMTERQLQLIADFEPDAIMVTPSYMLTLLDAMERAGMDPRTTSLRTGVFGAEPWTEQMRDELEGKLGIDAVDIYGLSEVIGPGVAQECVESKDGLHIWEDHFYPEIIDPESGQVLPDGSEGELVFTSLTKQALPMIRYRTRDLSALLPGTARSMRRMRRVTGRCDDMMILRGVNLFPTQIEELVLGIDTLAPHFQCVLDRDGRLDTLTVRVEGRSGVTPDQCSEAAETLADRVKDRIGVRVAVDVVEPFAVDRSEGKAKRLIDNRPKG; encoded by the coding sequence ATGACTGAGATCGTCGATCGTCCCGCGGGCCAGCGCGTGCAGCGCTCACCCGATGACGTGGAACCCATCGAGACCGCGTCGCGTGACGAGATATCCGCGCTGCAGTTGCGGCGGCTGAAGTGGTCGCTGCAGCACGCCTATGACAATGTGACCCATTACCGACAGGCGTTCGATGCCGCAGGGGTGCACCCCAGCGATCTGAAGGACCTCACGGACCTGGCCCTGTTCCCGTTCACCACGAAGTCCGATCTGCGCGACAACTACCCCTTCGGAATGTTCGCCGTGCCGCAGTCGGACGTCGTTCGGGTGCACGCCTCATCGGGCACCACCGGGCGCCCGACAGTGGTGGGTTACACCGCCGCGGACATCGAGACCTGGGCGAACCTGGTGGCGCGCTGCCTGCGGGCTGCCGGCGTGCGGTCCACCGACAAGGTCCACATCGCCTATGGGTACGGGCTGTTCACCGGCGGGCTGGGCGCCCACTACGGTGCGGAGCGCATCGGGTGCACGGTGATACCCGTCTCCGGCGGAATGACGGAGCGCCAGCTGCAGCTGATCGCCGACTTCGAGCCCGACGCCATCATGGTCACGCCTTCCTACATGCTGACTCTGCTCGATGCGATGGAACGCGCCGGAATGGATCCGCGCACCACCTCACTGCGCACAGGTGTCTTCGGGGCCGAGCCCTGGACCGAACAGATGCGTGACGAGCTTGAGGGCAAACTCGGCATCGACGCCGTCGACATCTACGGGCTGTCGGAGGTGATCGGCCCCGGGGTGGCCCAGGAATGCGTGGAATCCAAAGACGGTCTGCATATCTGGGAAGACCACTTCTATCCCGAGATCATCGACCCGGAGTCCGGGCAGGTGCTGCCCGACGGATCCGAAGGTGAGTTGGTGTTCACCTCGCTGACCAAACAGGCCCTGCCGATGATCCGCTACCGGACCCGCGATCTCAGCGCGCTGCTTCCCGGCACCGCCCGCAGCATGCGCCGGATGCGCAGGGTCACAGGCCGCTGCGACGACATGATGATCCTGCGCGGCGTCAACCTGTTTCCCACTCAGATCGAGGAATTGGTCCTGGGGATCGACACTCTGGCACCGCATTTCCAATGTGTTCTGGATCGCGACGGACGGTTGGACACGCTCACCGTGCGGGTGGAGGGCCGGTCCGGTGTGACACCGGACCAATGCAGCGAAGCGGCCGAAACCCTGGCCGACCGTGTCAAGGACCGGATCGGCGTACGCGTGGCGGTGGACGTGGTCGAACCCTTCGCGGTGGACCGGTCCGAGGGCAAGGCGAAACGTCTGATCGACAACCGCCCGAAGGGATGA
- the paaE gene encoding 1,2-phenylacetyl-CoA epoxidase subunit PaaE, whose protein sequence is MTTAELSVSATVHHARNRPFRKVLVADVQRLCDDAAAITFAVPARYADEFHFAPGQSVTVRRMIDGVEQRRSYSICAPVGSALRIGVREVPGGVFSGWLVHELSAGDEIELQPPSGHFAADPQTAAHHLLIAAGSGITPVLSIAASALAHPDSRVTLIYGNRRSATVMFADELADLKDAHCSRLQLIHVLSREARTADLFSGRLDPARIRSLLEQLVGVHSVDHAWLCGPLGMVTGASQVLGELGFDTDRVHRELFFVDDAAPSPVEQAPSAESGPRSDVTVVLEGAESTIVVPRDIAILDGAQRFRDDLPFACKGGVCGTCRAKVTDGAVDMRRNYALESGEVDAGFVLTCQSYPLTESLTVDFDA, encoded by the coding sequence ATGACCACCGCCGAACTGTCCGTGTCCGCAACGGTTCACCATGCGCGAAACCGGCCGTTCCGCAAGGTGCTCGTCGCAGACGTGCAGCGGCTATGTGATGACGCGGCCGCGATCACCTTCGCCGTGCCGGCGCGATACGCGGATGAATTCCACTTCGCGCCAGGTCAATCCGTGACGGTACGGCGGATGATCGATGGCGTCGAACAACGGCGCTCCTACTCGATCTGCGCACCGGTCGGGTCGGCCCTGCGGATCGGGGTCCGCGAGGTGCCCGGCGGTGTGTTCTCCGGTTGGTTGGTGCACGAACTGTCCGCGGGTGATGAGATCGAGTTGCAACCGCCGTCGGGACACTTCGCCGCCGACCCGCAGACCGCGGCTCACCATCTGCTCATCGCCGCGGGGTCGGGGATCACCCCCGTGCTGTCCATCGCGGCATCGGCACTGGCGCATCCGGATTCCCGGGTCACGCTCATCTACGGCAACCGACGGTCTGCCACCGTGATGTTCGCCGACGAACTCGCCGATCTCAAGGACGCGCACTGCTCCAGACTCCAACTGATCCACGTTCTCTCCCGAGAGGCACGCACGGCCGATCTCTTCAGCGGGCGGCTCGATCCGGCCCGGATCCGGTCCCTGCTGGAGCAGTTGGTCGGGGTGCACAGCGTCGACCACGCGTGGCTGTGCGGTCCGCTGGGGATGGTGACCGGCGCCTCACAGGTACTCGGCGAACTGGGATTCGACACCGACCGCGTTCACCGCGAGCTGTTCTTCGTCGACGACGCGGCACCCTCGCCGGTCGAGCAGGCTCCCAGCGCCGAGAGCGGACCGCGCAGCGACGTCACCGTCGTTCTCGAGGGCGCCGAGAGCACCATCGTCGTTCCCCGTGACATCGCGATACTCGATGGCGCCCAGCGCTTTCGCGATGATCTGCCTTTCGCGTGCAAGGGCGGTGTGTGCGGCACCTGCCGTGCCAAGGTCACCGACGGCGCGGTGGACATGCGCCGAAATTACGCCCTCGAATCCGGCGAAGTCGACGCTGGTTTCGTGCTGACCTGCCAGTCCTACCCGCTCACCGAGTCACTGACCGTCGATTTCGACGCCTGA